A DNA window from Fibrobacter sp. UWH4 contains the following coding sequences:
- a CDS encoding serine hydrolase, protein MKFNREKLEGLLKVAETEGIFNKAVAGFILPDGNREVLTLNTPEKTVFDIASLTKVCPTSTLALSYILEGSLSVDAKVIDYIPELQTNYREDIRVFHLLTHSLDYRVPMKTLRTLPAEGILDALYTYQFEKAPGADFNYGNPASVLLGIILQRLKGKDLQQQGRERFFIPLGMTRSGWDPLTRDWNPIPKSEISPTEICSFRGREICGEIHDESAWVLRKLFPVGSAGMFSCVPDLLNFVQMILNDGVTNVPGCPANATDSAKKSAQGATGRITECARVAPAGILKMVSENAFALDSASKYSTAKNACTALGWELNSEKFMGTHVSPRTFGKTGFTGASIVADPDQGAAVVLLSNFTYPHREANADRIHAFRAKLSDAFFE, encoded by the coding sequence ATGAAGTTCAATAGGGAAAAATTGGAAGGCCTGCTCAAGGTAGCAGAAACCGAAGGCATTTTCAACAAGGCGGTCGCCGGGTTCATTTTACCTGACGGAAACCGCGAGGTTCTGACACTCAACACGCCCGAAAAAACGGTATTCGACATCGCAAGCCTTACCAAGGTGTGCCCAACGTCTACACTTGCGCTGAGCTATATCCTGGAAGGGTCGCTGTCAGTGGACGCGAAGGTCATCGACTACATCCCCGAATTACAGACAAACTACCGCGAAGATATCCGCGTATTCCATCTGCTGACCCATAGCCTCGACTACCGCGTGCCCATGAAGACCCTGCGCACGCTCCCTGCCGAAGGAATCCTCGACGCACTTTATACGTACCAGTTCGAAAAGGCTCCCGGCGCAGACTTCAACTACGGCAACCCCGCCAGCGTGCTGCTCGGAATCATCCTGCAGCGGCTCAAGGGCAAGGACTTGCAGCAGCAGGGTCGCGAGCGGTTCTTTATTCCGCTCGGCATGACGCGCTCCGGCTGGGATCCGCTCACACGTGACTGGAATCCGATTCCCAAAAGCGAAATTTCGCCGACGGAAATCTGCAGTTTCAGGGGCCGCGAAATCTGCGGAGAAATCCACGACGAAAGCGCCTGGGTGCTGCGGAAACTTTTCCCTGTGGGTAGCGCCGGCATGTTCAGCTGCGTGCCCGACCTTCTGAATTTCGTACAGATGATTTTGAACGACGGCGTCACGAATGTGCCGGGCTGCCCAGCTAACGCAACCGACAGCGCAAAAAAAAGCGCGCAAGGTGCAACGGGCCGCATCACGGAATGCGCGCGGGTCGCCCCTGCAGGCATCTTGAAGATGGTGAGCGAAAACGCCTTTGCACTCGATTCGGCAAGCAAGTACTCCACCGCAAAAAACGCCTGCACCGCCCTCGGCTGGGAACTGAACAGCGAAAAGTTCATGGGGACGCACGTGTCGCCACGCACCTTCGGAAAGACCGGATTCACCGGAGCAAGCATCGTCGCCGACCCCGACCAGGGCGCCGCCGTTGTGCTTCTCAGCAACTTCACCTACCCGCACCGCGAAGCGAACGCCGACCGCATCCACGCCTTCCGCGCAAAACTCAGCGACGCATTCTTTGAGTAG
- a CDS encoding sulfite exporter TauE/SafE family protein, translating into MELDAAHIALYAAYFVLGAVVSLINSIAGGGSTLSLPLMIFLGLPATVANGTNRIGLIIGNFSSAFNLARHGYLNKRLFLQLVTPTLIGALVGACFLVHIGDKLFQAILAVVICLVVVMSNLRKDVLGKPPAAPPEKLTLKGALGFFAIAVYGCIVQVGVGFVQIFGLTRYTGLSPIEINALKNSLTNVFLLVSTIALGLNGKIDWAIAALMAGGAWVGGYFGSFLQRKKGNKFIQRFISICSIAMAIALVVDLIVK; encoded by the coding sequence ATGGAACTTGATGCCGCACATATCGCCCTTTACGCCGCCTATTTCGTGCTAGGCGCTGTCGTGAGCCTTATCAACAGCATCGCGGGCGGCGGTTCAACACTGAGCCTTCCGCTGATGATTTTTCTCGGGCTTCCCGCTACCGTGGCTAACGGCACGAACCGCATCGGGCTCATCATCGGAAACTTCAGCAGCGCCTTCAACCTGGCGCGTCACGGCTACCTGAACAAGCGTCTCTTTTTGCAGCTGGTCACCCCTACGCTGATCGGCGCCCTTGTCGGAGCCTGTTTCCTGGTGCACATCGGCGACAAGCTTTTCCAGGCGATTCTCGCCGTGGTCATCTGCCTTGTGGTAGTCATGAGTAACCTGCGAAAAGATGTTCTGGGCAAGCCCCCTGCAGCGCCCCCCGAAAAGCTCACGCTCAAGGGAGCCCTCGGTTTTTTCGCCATCGCCGTCTACGGTTGTATTGTGCAAGTCGGCGTGGGTTTCGTACAAATTTTCGGTCTCACGCGCTACACGGGACTTTCGCCGATAGAGATCAACGCGCTCAAGAATTCACTCACCAACGTGTTCCTGCTGGTGAGCACCATCGCGCTTGGACTTAACGGGAAAATCGACTGGGCGATTGCCGCCCTGATGGCCGGCGGCGCCTGGGTCGGCGGCTATTTCGGCAGCTTTTTGCAGCGCAAGAAGGGCAACAAGTTCATCCAGCGCTTCATCAGCATTTGCAGCATCGCCATGGCCATCGCGCTCGTGGTGGACTTGATTGTGAAATAA
- a CDS encoding GIY-YIG nuclease family protein encodes MSHFVYMLRCAGDRIYTGYAVDVEARFEQHKSGRGAKFTKAFPPECILRKFELNSHEEALRLEARIKKLPRPQKELLAAGDETLVAELLAGLGETLEECRARKRREKRIKSGTK; translated from the coding sequence ATGTCTCATTTCGTCTATATGCTCCGTTGTGCGGGAGACCGCATTTATACGGGGTATGCTGTCGATGTCGAAGCTCGTTTTGAACAACATAAATCCGGCCGGGGTGCAAAGTTCACCAAGGCGTTCCCGCCGGAGTGCATTCTGCGAAAATTTGAATTGAATAGTCACGAAGAGGCTCTCCGCCTGGAAGCGCGCATCAAGAAACTGCCTCGCCCGCAAAAAGAGCTGCTCGCCGCTGGCGACGAAACTTTGGTTGCGGAATTGCTCGCAGGTCTCGGCGAAACCCTTGAAGAATGCCGCGCCCGCAAACGCCGCGAAAAACGAATCAAATCAGGAACTAAATAA
- the nhaA gene encoding Na+/H+ antiporter NhaA, producing MSAKVTSSDKIEDLFPETSIRKIITPVERLMKVETTGGIVLIIMTIAALLWANLSPESYHHFWHLSIAMTIGSWVGSADLHWFINDAMMTIFFFNIGLEVKGEMTYGELRNPKAASLPIIAAAGGMLFPALIYLTLCPHGANSAAHGWGIPTATDIAFVVGCMAILGKKVPHALRVMILTLAIADDIGAILVIAIGYPSGDGINFLALGAGFALLALINVLFRIGVRNMLLHGVIGIAVWAFFVKSGVHPTIAGVLLGLSVPAKPVLAKGKLANFAGSIGGKLSGETNDRNEQYEVFTLLKRGARESISMQERLFKPLVPWVNFFIMPLFALSNAGVEIKLGGVEVPVMGAVALALIFGKPIGIFLFSLLAVKIGVSVKPSYSWKVLWGGGMLAGIGFTMALFVANLAFDVGDRQDSAKLGILLGSFCAAILGTIYMSIVSKAHHEE from the coding sequence ATGTCCGCAAAAGTTACGAGCAGCGACAAGATAGAAGATTTGTTCCCGGAAACATCCATCCGCAAGATTATCACACCGGTGGAACGCCTGATGAAGGTGGAAACGACTGGCGGTATCGTTCTGATCATCATGACGATTGCGGCTCTTTTGTGGGCGAACCTTTCTCCTGAAAGTTACCATCACTTTTGGCATTTGTCCATCGCGATGACGATCGGTAGCTGGGTGGGGTCTGCGGACCTGCACTGGTTCATCAACGACGCGATGATGACGATTTTCTTCTTCAATATCGGTCTCGAAGTCAAGGGCGAGATGACCTACGGCGAGCTCAGGAACCCGAAGGCGGCGAGCCTCCCAATTATTGCCGCGGCGGGCGGTATGCTTTTCCCCGCACTAATCTACTTGACCCTGTGCCCGCACGGGGCAAACAGTGCCGCGCACGGCTGGGGAATCCCGACAGCGACGGATATCGCGTTCGTGGTAGGCTGCATGGCGATTCTTGGAAAGAAGGTGCCGCATGCGCTCCGCGTGATGATCTTGACACTCGCGATTGCCGACGACATCGGCGCGATCCTGGTGATTGCGATCGGCTACCCGAGCGGCGATGGAATCAACTTCCTTGCGCTGGGCGCCGGATTTGCGCTGCTTGCGCTGATCAACGTGCTGTTCCGCATCGGTGTCCGCAACATGCTGTTGCACGGCGTGATCGGCATTGCCGTGTGGGCGTTCTTCGTGAAGAGCGGCGTGCACCCGACCATTGCGGGCGTGCTGCTCGGACTCTCGGTGCCGGCAAAGCCCGTGCTCGCGAAGGGCAAATTGGCCAACTTTGCAGGAAGTATCGGCGGAAAGCTCTCGGGCGAAACGAATGACCGCAACGAACAGTACGAAGTGTTTACTCTGCTGAAGCGCGGCGCCCGTGAAAGTATCTCGATGCAGGAGCGCCTGTTCAAGCCGCTCGTGCCGTGGGTGAACTTCTTCATTATGCCGCTGTTTGCGCTCAGTAACGCCGGCGTTGAAATCAAACTCGGCGGCGTGGAAGTGCCCGTGATGGGTGCGGTGGCGCTGGCATTAATCTTCGGCAAGCCGATCGGCATTTTCCTGTTCAGCCTCTTGGCGGTGAAGATTGGCGTGTCGGTAAAACCGAGCTACAGCTGGAAGGTGCTGTGGGGCGGCGGCATGCTCGCGGGTATCGGATTTACGATGGCGCTCTTTGTGGCAAACCTCGCCTTCGATGTAGGCGACCGCCAGGATTCCGCGAAGCTCGGTATCTTGCTGGGTAGCTTCTGTGCAGCGATCCTCGGCACCATCTACATGAGCATCGTGTCGAAGGCGCATCACGAAGAATAA
- a CDS encoding DUF58 domain-containing protein has protein sequence MLDKEVLKTVSRIELSVRGTLDTVMTGAYHSSFKGNGMEFSEVREYMPGDDVRTIDWNVTARTGTPYVKKFIEEREMTMLLMVDASSSSEFGSGKQMKGEVMATLTALLAFAAIKNNDKVGLLIYTDQVELFIPPEKGRKHVLRLIREILYFKPQHHGTNTQVALEYAGKILNRRAVVVVMSDFLDEGFENAFKILRKRHDVLAVSVVDPREMELPPAGLVELEDPETGETLLIDTGDAAFREAFAREAKRQGKATKELFQRMSIDFVRIETHDDFKETVAPLIEHFRRRAKKNRS, from the coding sequence ATGCTAGATAAAGAAGTTTTGAAGACCGTGAGCCGCATCGAACTTTCCGTTCGCGGCACGCTCGACACCGTGATGACCGGCGCCTACCACAGTTCGTTCAAGGGGAACGGCATGGAGTTCAGCGAGGTCCGCGAATACATGCCGGGCGACGACGTGCGTACCATCGACTGGAACGTGACCGCACGAACGGGCACGCCATACGTAAAGAAGTTTATCGAAGAACGCGAAATGACCATGCTCCTCATGGTCGACGCGTCCAGCAGCTCGGAATTCGGTTCCGGCAAGCAGATGAAGGGAGAGGTCATGGCGACCTTGACCGCGCTCCTCGCCTTTGCCGCCATCAAGAACAACGACAAGGTCGGCCTGCTGATTTACACCGACCAGGTGGAACTCTTTATTCCGCCGGAGAAGGGCCGCAAGCACGTGCTGCGGCTCATCCGCGAAATCCTTTACTTTAAGCCGCAGCACCACGGCACGAACACGCAGGTGGCGCTCGAGTACGCCGGCAAAATTCTGAATCGTCGTGCCGTCGTCGTGGTGATGAGCGACTTTTTGGACGAAGGTTTCGAGAACGCCTTCAAGATTCTCCGTAAGCGCCACGACGTGCTTGCCGTCTCGGTGGTGGACCCGCGTGAAATGGAACTCCCGCCCGCAGGCCTTGTGGAACTTGAAGATCCCGAAACCGGCGAAACGCTCCTGATCGATACCGGCGACGCCGCCTTCCGCGAAGCATTCGCCCGCGAGGCAAAGCGCCAGGGCAAGGCGACCAAGGAACTCTTCCAGCGCATGTCCATCGACTTCGTGCGCATCGAGACCCACGACGACTTCAAGGAAACGGTCGCCCCGCTCATCGAGCACTTCCGCCGCCGCGCCAAGAAGAACCGTTCGTAA
- a CDS encoding AAA family ATPase, with product MMKKDDQYFKKVYQNLKKTDKRSGARSNRLDFADLKILEYWVRIVRDSPESLNKEIAIRLVNEPYRSAIVEGFIETLGGYIKPKRTVAKKKKQPVEFSNERDCDGIEDELFDDLLDEEEAFDDGDVVMDTEYCDSRFLRQICRYRKEIKLGAREQVTGNLLKTIADVEPSSMAPFLYKRVQNVICENFEKYALKMLSRGVSENDRVYKRVQKVKETYRLNDDETEMLVYMWLHNREDLQIDSDGEFFGRRRRHFGPPNITQSLLRELARATGLDQDYVSSLLGKNGTLRMLNLCDDDLDIPPEVQAYLNGYGDSTGLKAFRLAEPGTIPFAQLQGGNPDAQLALDMVKNHDYKHPLNILFYGVEGSGKTELAKAIAKEAGLPLWEVSIDADNAEPGRRMESRTQSLMYYRVRAAMLANWQCEQEPGIIMIDEADLVLNGFEKGSLNHFFETLHTPVIWITNSLHFTEGSTRRRFDFSIAFKGLSKDERLSMLDSVLKAQSAETMLSPEEKLKLVVEYPAMAGGFTLATQRTRDLLACGAATQAYPTMARILKAHTQLLGIKNGTLRDVECHAPSYSLGGLNIEGSVDEIMEVVQAYDAVWKGLDENSAPNSLNILLYGPPGTGKTEFVRHIARTLGRNLVVRKASDLLGMFVGQTEAQIAAAFEEAERTKSILFFDEADSFLRDRSGAMQGHEVSKVNEILTRMESFKGIFIAATNFDSSLDAASRRRFALKLGFGYLKPEGVRHMWDVFFPTLSCPDTVASLPMLTPGDFNAVNGRLRFLPESVRTASRIEAELRKELQAKDAHAGRTMGF from the coding sequence ATGATGAAGAAAGACGATCAGTATTTTAAGAAGGTTTATCAGAACCTTAAGAAGACGGACAAGCGCTCCGGCGCAAGATCGAACAGGCTGGATTTTGCGGACCTCAAGATCCTGGAGTACTGGGTGCGCATTGTCCGTGACAGCCCCGAAAGCTTGAACAAGGAAATTGCCATCCGCCTGGTGAACGAGCCTTACCGCAGCGCCATCGTGGAAGGGTTTATCGAGACTCTCGGCGGCTACATCAAGCCGAAACGCACGGTGGCGAAAAAGAAGAAGCAACCGGTCGAGTTCAGCAATGAACGGGATTGCGATGGAATCGAAGACGAACTCTTTGACGACCTCCTCGATGAAGAAGAGGCATTCGATGATGGCGATGTCGTGATGGATACAGAATATTGCGACAGCCGTTTCTTGAGGCAGATTTGCCGCTATCGTAAGGAAATCAAGCTGGGCGCCCGCGAACAGGTGACTGGGAATCTGCTCAAGACGATAGCCGATGTCGAGCCTTCTTCGATGGCGCCGTTCCTGTACAAGCGCGTGCAGAATGTCATCTGCGAGAACTTCGAGAAGTATGCGCTCAAGATGCTCTCGCGGGGGGTCTCGGAAAACGACCGTGTCTACAAGCGCGTGCAGAAGGTCAAGGAGACCTACCGTCTGAATGACGACGAGACCGAGATGCTCGTGTACATGTGGCTGCACAATCGGGAAGATCTGCAGATCGATTCGGACGGGGAATTCTTTGGTCGCCGCCGCCGTCATTTTGGACCGCCGAACATCACGCAGAGCCTGCTCCGTGAGCTTGCCCGTGCGACCGGCCTCGACCAGGATTACGTTTCGAGTCTTTTGGGCAAGAACGGTACGCTCCGCATGCTCAACCTGTGCGACGACGATCTGGACATTCCCCCGGAGGTGCAGGCCTACCTGAACGGCTACGGCGACAGCACGGGACTCAAGGCGTTCCGTCTTGCCGAACCGGGGACAATCCCGTTTGCGCAGCTGCAGGGCGGAAATCCCGATGCGCAGCTTGCGCTCGACATGGTCAAGAACCATGACTACAAGCATCCGCTGAACATTTTGTTCTACGGTGTGGAAGGTTCCGGAAAGACCGAACTTGCGAAGGCGATTGCGAAGGAAGCCGGACTCCCGCTGTGGGAAGTGAGTATCGATGCCGACAATGCGGAACCGGGACGCCGTATGGAATCGCGCACGCAGAGCCTGATGTATTACCGCGTCCGTGCGGCGATGCTTGCCAACTGGCAGTGCGAACAGGAGCCAGGCATCATCATGATCGACGAGGCGGACCTGGTGCTGAACGGATTCGAGAAGGGGAGCCTGAATCACTTCTTCGAAACGCTGCATACGCCCGTCATCTGGATTACCAATTCCCTGCACTTTACGGAAGGGAGTACCCGTCGCCGCTTCGATTTCTCGATTGCGTTCAAGGGGCTTTCCAAGGACGAACGCCTGAGTATGCTCGATTCCGTACTCAAGGCGCAGTCTGCCGAAACGATGCTTTCGCCCGAAGAAAAGCTGAAGCTCGTGGTGGAATACCCTGCGATGGCCGGCGGGTTTACGCTCGCGACGCAGCGCACGCGTGACCTGCTTGCCTGCGGTGCCGCGACCCAGGCGTACCCGACCATGGCGCGTATCCTGAAGGCGCATACGCAACTTCTCGGAATCAAGAACGGGACGCTTCGCGACGTGGAATGTCACGCTCCGTCGTATTCGCTGGGCGGCCTCAATATCGAGGGCTCCGTCGACGAAATTATGGAGGTCGTGCAGGCTTACGATGCGGTGTGGAAGGGCCTTGACGAAAATTCGGCGCCGAACTCGCTGAACATCCTGCTCTACGGTCCTCCGGGTACCGGCAAGACGGAATTCGTGCGCCATATTGCGCGCACCTTGGGCCGCAACCTCGTGGTGCGCAAGGCGAGCGACCTTCTGGGAATGTTCGTGGGTCAGACGGAAGCGCAGATTGCCGCCGCCTTTGAAGAGGCCGAACGCACCAAGTCGATCCTGTTCTTCGACGAGGCCGACAGTTTCCTGCGCGACCGCAGCGGAGCCATGCAGGGACACGAAGTCTCGAAGGTGAACGAAATCCTCACCCGTATGGAAAGCTTCAAGGGAATCTTCATCGCGGCGACGAACTTCGACAGTTCGCTGGATGCGGCGAGCCGCCGTCGCTTCGCGCTGAAACTCGGGTTCGGCTACCTGAAGCCCGAAGGTGTCCGTCACATGTGGGACGTGTTCTTCCCGACGCTCTCCTGCCCGGATACCGTTGCAAGTCTCCCGATGCTTACGCCGGGCGACTTCAACGCGGTGAATGGCCGTCTGCGTTTCCTGCCCGAAAGTGTGCGCACCGCAAGCCGCATCGAGGCGGAACTCCGCAAGGAGCTGCAGGCGAAGGATGCGCACGCCGGCCGCACCATGGGTTTCTAA
- a CDS encoding GTP-binding protein, with the protein MLQPIRNIAILAHVDAGKTTLSERILFAAGEVRRPGKVEEGLATMDYLPEEKDRGITIESGVAHFEWKNTWFNFIDTPGHVDFGAEVDTALTAVEGAVLVVSAASGVETQTVAAFRKLREAGVRTILFVNKLDNPGYSLDETLINIEEVLGVRPVLMTLPEYSGGKMTGVLDVLSRSRLVHSASGEEVVDDSWPQAGEVSGSTAKLDKHYAEAVEFASNFDDEVLGLALEGKAVPPKMLLRALKELAKSDDYALCYAGSAMDGFGVRSLVTALSFFLPDAPEFAEGELGQVIRLRHFKGVGEISLFRSHADMERKEWPAGFEFSRLKANLLQPVDEIRSGDIYAMRTPFETELGQILKVTPEGRSDPIPQSDQGERAHSSIRDRYQPLLQTRIECLGSEDYLHVEKSLNTLSRMDPSFRVQKDDGGFWYLHTVGEVQLDVLLARLKREFGCEVRAGAPEVRWQERLCHAVGPVENTFQLGPHKISIKLSATPLEGGAHDIRLSAEFLEAAPREILAGVRSALLESTEVGVLGKGALVGVRFEVHEFSWTEGALPPMIKKACADAVVKLIKPADVQLYEPIMELSLECPVNFAGLVTGDIQSRDGKVKEIGGDGRTHFLKADVPLRNIFGYATGVRSISKGTALYSMKLLGYRPA; encoded by the coding sequence ATGTTGCAGCCCATTCGAAATATCGCGATTCTTGCCCATGTGGATGCCGGAAAGACGACGCTTTCCGAGCGGATTCTTTTTGCGGCCGGCGAGGTGCGCAGGCCAGGCAAGGTCGAGGAAGGGCTCGCGACGATGGACTACCTGCCCGAAGAAAAGGACCGCGGTATCACTATCGAAAGCGGTGTCGCTCATTTCGAGTGGAAAAATACCTGGTTCAACTTTATCGATACGCCGGGGCATGTGGATTTCGGTGCCGAGGTGGATACCGCGCTTACGGCGGTCGAAGGGGCCGTGCTCGTGGTGAGTGCCGCGAGCGGTGTGGAAACGCAGACGGTGGCCGCGTTCCGCAAGTTGCGCGAGGCGGGCGTACGTACTATTTTGTTTGTAAACAAGCTTGACAATCCCGGCTATTCGCTGGACGAGACGCTGATCAATATCGAGGAGGTGCTGGGCGTGCGCCCGGTGCTGATGACGCTCCCCGAATACAGCGGCGGCAAGATGACGGGCGTGCTCGATGTGCTGAGCAGGAGCCGCCTGGTGCATTCAGCGTCCGGCGAGGAGGTCGTGGACGATTCCTGGCCGCAGGCGGGCGAGGTGAGCGGATCGACCGCGAAGCTCGACAAGCATTACGCCGAGGCGGTGGAATTCGCGAGCAACTTTGACGACGAGGTGCTGGGGCTTGCGCTCGAGGGGAAGGCGGTTCCTCCGAAGATGCTCCTGCGCGCCCTCAAGGAACTGGCGAAGAGCGACGATTATGCGCTCTGCTACGCGGGTTCGGCGATGGATGGCTTCGGCGTTCGTAGCCTGGTGACGGCTCTTTCGTTCTTCTTGCCGGATGCGCCCGAGTTTGCCGAAGGCGAGCTCGGGCAGGTGATCCGCTTGCGGCATTTCAAGGGCGTGGGCGAAATTTCGCTTTTCCGTAGCCATGCCGACATGGAGCGCAAGGAGTGGCCCGCGGGTTTCGAGTTTTCGCGGCTCAAGGCGAACTTGCTGCAGCCGGTCGACGAGATCCGTTCGGGCGATATCTATGCCATGCGAACCCCGTTCGAAACCGAATTGGGACAAATCCTCAAAGTGACGCCCGAAGGGCGGAGCGACCCCATACCTCAAAGCGACCAAGGGGAGCGCGCTCATTCCTCTATCCGCGACAGGTACCAGCCCCTGCTGCAGACGCGTATCGAGTGCCTGGGTTCCGAGGATTACCTCCACGTGGAAAAGAGCCTGAATACGCTTAGCCGCATGGATCCGAGTTTCCGCGTGCAGAAAGACGATGGCGGATTCTGGTATTTGCATACGGTGGGCGAGGTGCAGCTGGACGTGCTGCTGGCCCGCCTCAAGCGCGAGTTCGGCTGCGAGGTGCGAGCGGGGGCTCCCGAGGTGCGTTGGCAGGAACGCCTCTGTCATGCGGTGGGGCCGGTAGAGAATACCTTCCAGCTCGGCCCCCATAAGATTTCTATCAAGCTTTCGGCGACACCGCTCGAGGGCGGCGCCCACGACATCCGCCTTTCCGCGGAATTCCTCGAGGCGGCTCCCCGCGAAATTTTGGCGGGTGTGCGCTCTGCGCTCCTGGAATCGACCGAAGTGGGCGTGCTCGGCAAGGGGGCCCTGGTCGGCGTCCGCTTCGAGGTCCACGAATTCTCCTGGACCGAGGGGGCGCTGCCGCCCATGATCAAGAAGGCCTGCGCCGATGCGGTCGTCAAGCTCATCAAACCTGCCGATGTGCAGCTCTACGAACCCATCATGGAACTTTCGCTGGAATGCCCCGTGAATTTTGCGGGGCTCGTGACGGGCGATATCCAGTCCCGCGACGGCAAGGTGAAGGAAATCGGGGGCGACGGCAGGACGCATTTCTTGAAGGCCGATGTCCCGCTGCGCAATATCTTCGGCTATGCCACCGGAGTCCGGAGCATCAGCAAGGGGACTGCCCTCTATAGCATGAAGCTGCTCGGGTACAGGCCCGCGTGA
- a CDS encoding LysR family transcriptional regulator: protein MTLQQLRYVIGIAKVGSFNKAAENLFISQPSLTAAIRDLEEEIGIVIFNRTSRGVSLTPDGEEFVAQANQLYHHYETLRGRYDKAVQQKKKFAVSTQHYSFAVKSFVEMVKKFNIDEYEFALRETKTKDVIDDVAGLKSEIGILYLSNFNRKYINYLFKERDLEFHHLIDCKAYAYMWKNHPLATRKSVNLMDLSQYPCLSFEQSESGSYYFAEEILSTNEYHRTIKANDRATILNLMVGLNGYTLCSGIISEEINGSDYVAVPFKDAKGEDDRTMEIGYVVKKNFMLSTICRIYIREMEEYLQSYTESHKQR, encoded by the coding sequence ATGACTCTGCAACAACTCCGCTATGTAATCGGTATCGCCAAGGTGGGCTCCTTTAACAAGGCTGCCGAAAACCTGTTTATTTCGCAACCGTCGCTGACGGCCGCTATCCGCGACCTCGAAGAAGAGATCGGCATCGTGATTTTCAACCGCACGAGCCGCGGTGTGTCGCTTACGCCGGACGGCGAGGAATTCGTGGCCCAGGCGAACCAGCTGTATCACCATTACGAGACTCTCCGTGGCCGTTACGACAAGGCCGTGCAGCAGAAGAAGAAGTTCGCCGTTTCGACGCAGCATTATTCCTTCGCGGTCAAGTCCTTCGTGGAGATGGTGAAAAAGTTCAATATCGACGAATACGAATTCGCCCTCCGCGAGACAAAGACCAAGGACGTCATCGACGACGTGGCAGGCCTCAAGAGCGAAATCGGAATTTTGTACCTGAGCAATTTCAACCGCAAGTACATCAACTACCTGTTCAAGGAACGCGACCTGGAATTCCACCACCTGATCGATTGTAAGGCTTATGCCTACATGTGGAAAAATCATCCACTCGCAACGCGCAAGTCGGTGAACCTGATGGACCTTTCGCAGTACCCCTGCCTTTCTTTTGAACAGAGCGAAAGCGGTAGCTACTACTTTGCCGAAGAGATTTTGAGTACAAACGAATATCACCGTACCATCAAGGCGAACGACCGTGCGACTATACTGAACCTGATGGTGGGCCTGAACGGCTATACGCTCTGCTCGGGTATCATCAGCGAAGAAATCAACGGTTCGGACTATGTGGCGGTCCCCTTCAAGGACGCGAAGGGCGAAGATGACCGTACCATGGAAATCGGCTACGTGGTCAAGAAGAACTTTATGCTCTCGACCATCTGCCGTATCTACATTCGTGAAATGGAAGAGTATCTCCAGAGCTATACAGAATCGCACAAGCAAAGGTAG
- a CDS encoding TatD family nuclease-associated radical SAM protein — translation MVLYTVTGHVGEAGYLDIANSGDLTGKNIYVNMTNRCPCNCVFCLRQTKKMMEGNSLWLKEGEPSVDRVMDLFAPYDLSVINELIFCGYGEPLERVADVCEVIDRLKSKYPDLKVRVNTNGLANLVHGRDITPELAGRFDTVSISLNAPDAEEFLALTRSKFGIGSFEALQEFAVLAKRHVPNVVMTVVEKVMSEEKIELCRKLCNDLGVTLRVRPFES, via the coding sequence ATGGTTTTGTATACAGTGACTGGGCATGTGGGAGAGGCCGGCTATCTGGATATCGCGAATAGCGGCGATCTCACTGGCAAGAACATCTATGTGAACATGACGAACCGTTGCCCCTGCAACTGTGTCTTTTGCCTACGTCAGACCAAGAAGATGATGGAAGGCAATTCGCTCTGGCTCAAGGAGGGCGAACCGAGTGTCGACCGGGTGATGGATCTTTTTGCTCCGTACGACCTTTCCGTCATCAATGAACTGATTTTTTGCGGCTACGGCGAACCGCTCGAAAGGGTCGCCGATGTCTGCGAGGTGATTGACCGCCTCAAGTCAAAATACCCGGACCTGAAAGTGCGCGTCAATACGAACGGCCTTGCGAACCTTGTTCACGGTCGCGATATTACGCCGGAGCTTGCGGGCCGTTTCGACACGGTGTCCATTTCGCTGAATGCGCCGGATGCCGAGGAATTCCTCGCGCTCACGCGTTCCAAGTTTGGGATCGGGTCCTTCGAGGCACTCCAGGAGTTTGCTGTCCTCGCGAAACGCCATGTGCCGAACGTGGTCATGACGGTGGTCGAGAAGGTGATGTCCGAAGAAAAAATCGAACTTTGCCGCAAGTTGTGTAATGACCTGGGCGTGACCCTGCGCGTTCGCCCGTTCGAATCGTAA